CGCGCGATCTGGTCGCGCCGACGAAGCGTCCGAGCCTGACGGGCGGTCTCTCGCCGCGGCAAGAACAGATCATGCGCTGCGTCCATATGGGCAGCACGAATAAAATGATCGCTCGCGCGCTAGGCATCAGCGAGGGCACCGTGAAAATTCATCTGGCGACGATCTTCCAGCAACTCGGCGCACCGAACCGCGCCGCCGCCGTCGCGATCTACAACGGCTGGCTCACCGCGCAACTCGAGGTGCTGCGCAGCGGACAGAACCGCATCCCGCGTCCGGCGCGCGTGGCGGTCAACGTCACGCCGCTACGTCAACGCAAGCAGCGCACTTTCCGCTATCCGTTGCCTGCCAACGACACTTCCGCTGCACTGCCGATGGCGGCCGAAGCAACCGTGCCCTACGGCGCGCGGCGGCCGAGCCCGGAGCGCGACGACGGCGCGATGTAAAGGTCGAAAGGAATCTGCTGTCAATCGACATAAATCATTTGCTGGCATGGAATCCGCTCACACGTTTCGGCAATCAACGAGTAATATGAAGACATGGGTTTCCTCTATACACCGCTTCCGTTGTGGGTCGCTGTCGGTGGCTGGATCGCCGCTGTGGCTCTGCTCGCGCTCGCGCTTTGGAAGAACCCGTTCAGGCGATTGCAGGAACCCGTGCTTCAACATGTGTGGCTCGCTATCATCGTCGCCGTCTCGGTGCTGTGGGCGACCAACGCATGGCTCGAAGACGGCACGGTGATACACCTGCTCGGCGCGACGCTCGTCGTCACGCTGTTCGACTGGGGGCTCGCGCTCATCGCAATGGCCATCGTCACGGGGCTCGCTGCCGTCGTTTTCGACGCGCCATGGCAAGGCATCGCGTTGACGTTCCTCGTGTTCGGCGCCGTGCCCGTCGGTGTGTCCACGTTGCTGCAACGCGCGAGCATCGCGTGGCTGCCACGCAATCTCTTCATGTTCATCTTCGGCCAGGGCTTCGTGTCGCCCGCCATCGCAGTCACGGTCGCGTCAGCCGTTGCATTGGCAACGCATATTGCACTCGCCGACGGATCGATGTCCGTGATCCCGGCCGGCTATGCATTCAGCGTGTTCCTCCTTGCGTCGGGCGAGTCGTGGTTCACGGGCATGTCGACAGCATTGATCGCCGTCTATCGTCCTGCGTGGGTCACCACGTATGATGTGCGTCGCTACCGGCTCGGTGGTCCGCGTACCTGATCGTTGCCTGCATGCAGCGCGTCGTCGTCGGAACAATGAACAGCCTGCAAGGGTCGTTCGGCTTGTTCGCATCCCTGCATCATCCGCCGATATATCGCTCATCGAGCCAGCCCACCACGACACGACAAAATATTTGTGCCAGGATTGAACTCATCCCTGCCGACGGGCATCTTATGTGCCTGAACTCTTCGCAGCATTGATCAAACATAGATGGATCGCACTAACGCACCGCGCCGATTGCCGCGGTTGGTCGGCCGGTTAGCGGTGTGGATGGCGAGCGCATCGCTCGCATGCGCGCTGCCCGCTTTTGCCGATCAACTCGGGCAGCACAACGACCTCGTCAACAAATTCATCAACGACATGCACGCGGATCCGCTCGTTGCGGATTGTGCCGCGCATGGCAACTTCGTCGCGAGCACATCGACGGCTTTCGATCACGTCGAGTTTCCGCCCAGTTCGTTCGACAGCGCGCACTCGGCCGTCACGCCGTGGAACGATTCGTTCGACGAAGGCAAGCAGAAGGTCAAGGTCGACAGCATCGTGACTGTCGAAGGTCTCGGCATTCCGCAGGCGGGCGGCGATCCATCGCAGCTCAAGTTCCGTTGCGGCTATGTCGGCGCGCAGATGCTCGCCTTCAGCTGGAACGATCCCGTGCCGCCGTTGCGCGCGCGCAGTGCCGCGTCGTCGGGCTCGCACAGCGCGAAGGGCAAACACGCCGTCAGCGGCAAGGGCTCGAAGAAGAGTTCCGGTAAATCGACCAAGGGCTCGCCGAACAAATCGGGCAACAAGAAGTCGAGCAAATCGTCAGGCAAGGCCGTGACGAACAAGAGCAGCAGCAAGAAGAAACATTGATGCCGCGCATGTCCGCGCATATCCGATTCGAACCACGAATCGGGCGCATCGCGCGACCAAAAAAAGCGAGGCCACGCATACGCGTGGCCTCGCTTTTTTACATACCTTTGCAACGGCTCGACACATCGAGCGTCGATGCACTCAGGCAAACGCCTCCATATGCCAGAGGATCGCCTGTAGCATCGACGCGCCGAGCGACGCGCTACGCTCGCCATTCCAGCCGACGCGTTCGTCGGGCAAATTCGCGTTGTCCTTGAACGGCATTTCGAGCGTCAGCGACAGGCAGCCGAACTCGTTGCCGATGTACTTCGACGCGAGCTTGAGCGCATCCTGCCGATACTTGCTCGCCTCATAGCCGTACTTGTCCTGGAAGTCGGGACTCGCGCGCAGGAAGCCCTGAATGAACGCCGTCTGCTCCTCGCGTTGCCGCTCGGTAAAGCTCGGCAGCATCTCCGATCCCGCGACGAACACATACGGCAGCGCTTCGTCACCGTGGATGTCGAAGAACAGATCGCAGCCCGTCGTATGAATCGCGTCGCGCACGAGCAGCACTTCAGGGCTGCGCGCGGCATCCGGCTCCATCCATTCGCGATTCAGGTTCGCGCCCGCCGCATTCGTGCGCAGATTGCCGTGCACGCTGCCGTCCGGGTTCATGTTCGGCACGATGTAGAAGTCCGCGTAATCGTAGAGCTTGCGCGAGACCGGGTCGCCCGACCAGTCGCCCCAACCCGCGAGCCGCTTCACCAGACCTTCGACGAACCATTCGGCCATCGTCTCGCCCGGATGCTGTCGCGCGATGATCCAGATTTTCTTCTTGGGCTTCAGCGAGCCGTCGTCGAGCAGCGTCGGCGCGCCGAGCGTCAACAGCGACATCGGCCGGCCTTCGACCGTCTTGCCCAGTTCCGTCAGCGCGGCATGCGGCATCTGTTGGACTGCGCCGAGAAATTCGGAATGTCGCTCTTCGCTATACGGCTCGAAGTACGCGTAATAGATGCGATCGAAGTCGGGCGTGTGATCGATGGTCAGCACGCGGCCATCGTACGACGTCGGCACGCGGAACCAGTTCACGCGGTCATAGCTCGCGCATGCCTGATAGTTGCGCCAGCCTTCGGCGAATGCGCAGTCGGCGGCATTCTCGAAGGTCATCACGCAGCGCTCGCCGCGCCCGCCCGACAGCCGGAAGTAGAACCACTGCGCGAAGTCGG
This genomic interval from Paraburkholderia sabiae contains the following:
- a CDS encoding energy-coupling factor ABC transporter permease: MGFLYTPLPLWVAVGGWIAAVALLALALWKNPFRRLQEPVLQHVWLAIIVAVSVLWATNAWLEDGTVIHLLGATLVVTLFDWGLALIAMAIVTGLAAVVFDAPWQGIALTFLVFGAVPVGVSTLLQRASIAWLPRNLFMFIFGQGFVSPAIAVTVASAVALATHIALADGSMSVIPAGYAFSVFLLASGESWFTGMSTALIAVYRPAWVTTYDVRRYRLGGPRT
- a CDS encoding M14 family metallopeptidase, producing MTLSITSNFDAGAIEVLSCAQADNIRLRVRPDSHADFAQWFYFRLSGGRGERCVMTFENAADCAFAEGWRNYQACASYDRVNWFRVPTSYDGRVLTIDHTPDFDRIYYAYFEPYSEERHSEFLGAVQQMPHAALTELGKTVEGRPMSLLTLGAPTLLDDGSLKPKKKIWIIARQHPGETMAEWFVEGLVKRLAGWGDWSGDPVSRKLYDYADFYIVPNMNPDGSVHGNLRTNAAGANLNREWMEPDAARSPEVLLVRDAIHTTGCDLFFDIHGDEALPYVFVAGSEMLPSFTERQREEQTAFIQGFLRASPDFQDKYGYEASKYRQDALKLASKYIGNEFGCLSLTLEMPFKDNANLPDERVGWNGERSASLGASMLQAILWHMEAFA
- a CDS encoding BspC domain-containing protein, which produces MDRTNAPRRLPRLVGRLAVWMASASLACALPAFADQLGQHNDLVNKFINDMHADPLVADCAAHGNFVASTSTAFDHVEFPPSSFDSAHSAVTPWNDSFDEGKQKVKVDSIVTVEGLGIPQAGGDPSQLKFRCGYVGAQMLAFSWNDPVPPLRARSAASSGSHSAKGKHAVSGKGSKKSSGKSTKGSPNKSGNKKSSKSSGKAVTNKSSSKKKH